Within Candidatus Eisenbacteria bacterium, the genomic segment ACGGCGTCCCGGTCCTGCGCACGAACAACCGCACGGCGGAGCTGATCAAGTACGCCTCGAACTCGCTCCAGGCGACCGCGATCAGCTTCGCGAACGAGATCGCCAGCCTCTGCTCGGCGGTCGGGGGCGTGGACGTCGTGGACGTGCTGCACGGGGTCCACCTGATGAAGGAGCTCTCGATGCACACCCCCGAAGGGCCCCGGAAGGCGGGCCTCACGAGCTTCCTGGGCGCCGGGTGCGGATTCGGCGGGAGCTGCTTCCCCAAGGACGTGAAGGCGCTGGTGGCGCACGGGCAGGCGAGCGGCGTGCCGATGCGGCTCCTGCAGTCGGTCCTCGACATCAACCGGGACCAGCCGTCGCGCATGATCGACATGCTCCGGAAGCGCGCCCCAGATCTCCAGGGTCTCCGCGTCGCCGTGCTGGGGCTCGCGTTCAAGCCGGGCACGGACGACATGCGCGAGTCCCCCTCGATCCCCGTGGTGGAGCAGCTCCTCGAGGCGGGGGCGAAGGTCAAGGCGTACGATCCGATCGCGGGCCAGGAGGCGAGGCGCGTGTTCGACGGCAAGCCGCTCGACATCGTCGGCTCGCTCGCGGCGTGCCTGGAGGACGTGGACGCGGTGCTCCTGGTGACCCGGTGGCCCGAGTTCGCGGCGGTGCCGGGGATGCTCCGTTCCCGGACCTCCCCCCCCGTGCTGATCGACGGCCGCCGGATGATCCCTCCCGACGCGGTCCCCCGATACGAGGGGATCGGGCGGTAGCGTGCGGTTCACCGAGACGGGACTCTCCGGGGCGTACGTGCTCGATATCGAGCGCCGCGAGGACAGCCGCGGCTTCTTCGGCCGGTCCTTCTGCGTGAACGAGCTGACCGCGCACGGACTGAATCCCAAGGTGGTTCAGACCAATGTCGGCTTCTCGCGCGCCAAGGGCACCCTTCGCGGCA encodes:
- a CDS encoding UDP-glucose/GDP-mannose dehydrogenase family protein is translated as MKVSIIGSGYVGLVTGACLADRGHRVVCVDIDPAKVDAINRAEPPIHEEGLPELLRRNAGKSLTASNDLDSAVRDSDLTMIAVGTPFDGKTIDLTYIRKTAEQIGGAIRAKHGYHVVVVKSTVVPGTTDDVVGPLVARASGKTAGEGFGLGMNPEFLSEGEAIRDFSEPDRIVLGGRDERTLDTMAKLYEGFDGVPVLRTNNRTAELIKYASNSLQATAISFANEIASLCSAVGGVDVVDVLHGVHLMKELSMHTPEGPRKAGLTSFLGAGCGFGGSCFPKDVKALVAHGQASGVPMRLLQSVLDINRDQPSRMIDMLRKRAPDLQGLRVAVLGLAFKPGTDDMRESPSIPVVEQLLEAGAKVKAYDPIAGQEARRVFDGKPLDIVGSLAACLEDVDAVLLVTRWPEFAAVPGMLRSRTSPPVLIDGRRMIPPDAVPRYEGIGR